TTTCCCTCACCAATAGGCTCTTCCATAGTCAAAATGACTGGCTTTCTTACGAAGAAAGCCTTGACCGTCTTTTCTGAATCTATTTCTATCGATGTTGCTTGCTCGCTTGAGTAGTACTCCTCATTCACTTCCCAGCGGTCGAAAATCCAACCCTCTTCCGGAGTGGCCTCCAGTTCAGCAGTCGTACTAATCAAATACTTGTAAGTTCCTGGAAGAGGCTGGACGGTGCCCACTCCATCTGCCTCAAGCATTGTCAGAGTAGTAGTTTTGAAGATACATCCCGTAGCAAGAAAAATCACTATAGTCACTGCCAGAAATATAATTAACGCTTTAAAGTTGAATCTTATCCTCGTTTCGGTTCTCATAATTCCATCCCTCCAGTAAGAGAACTCTTCTCACATGCCTTGACATCCACTTAACTGAATTATATCCCTCGAACCTTGTGAAAAAAGTAGTAATCTAGACTCTGCCAAACCTTGATGATCATAGTCAATTCATTATGCTCATCACCGCGATTTGTTCTCAGAAAATTGAGAGAAGACTGGAGGATCCGAAATACAGAAGAATTTTGGATTACTCGGCGAAGATTGACTACGTTCTTTGATAAATTCCGAGACACTGACCAGCAATTAGTCCGCTCAGCCGGCCGATTTTTGAAAATCACATAATAGAGTTGGATTCAAGAACCATGAAACTGCATTGTTTCTGAAAACTTAGAGTAGCTGTATTCTTAAGACTTGCGATTTTCTCCACTGATCTCTGGCAGAAGAAAATAATAGTGCGATTTTGATCTCTGATTCAGTGTCTTGCCGCTCAGCAGAATTCGGATTCACTTATTCCTCTTCGTAGACAGCTCAAACATTTCAATTTCTTCTCGGAAGGTGCTTTTAGTCGACTCAGCCGAAATCACTTACCACACTGAATTGAAGGAATTGTACATGAATTTCCATAAACCTTCTAGCAAGAAGAACCGTTTTGGAAGAATGCTATGATTCTTGTGATCTGTACCCCTGAGTAGCAGAGATTCTTTCCACAACTTCTTTCAGCATTCTCGAATATCGTGTCAGAACTTCTTCTCCCATCCTGAAGACCGGACCGGATATGCTAATAGAGGCAACAACTTCGCGAGATGAACCGAATATTGGAGCTCCGACACAGACAACTCCATCTTCGTTCTCGCCTCTGTCGAAGGCCGTTCCTCTTGATCTTATTCTTTCTAATTCATCTCTTAGAGAATCTCTGTCAGTGATCGTCTTCGAAGTATGTGGCACAAGCTCAAGCGATTCGACCAACTTTTCGCGATCACGGTCCGGTAGAAAGGCCAGAATCGCCTTCCCAACTGCAGTGCAGTAAAGAGGGGCTCGTTTTCCTATGAAAAGCTTCGTGTGCAGTGACCTTGAACTTTCAAATCCTTCAATAGAGACGACTTCATTCCCGTCAAGGATTCCCATGTGAATAGTCTCCCCGGTCTCGAGGTGCAGTTTCTCCATCTCGCCAAAAGCAATATCCTTGATCCTCATGGAAGAAAGATATAAACTCCCTAACTCGAAGAGCTTGATTCCTATTCTGTAAGTAGAAGTCACACCATCTTTTTCGAGCACATGTTCTTCACAAAGAGCTTCAGCAATTCGGTACACGGTAGCTTTGGGAAGCCCGCTTTTCTTCGTCAGATCATCGAGACCCAGTCGGGGTTCCGTAAGACTAAATGAACCTATTATTCTGACAATCCTCTCAACACTTTGCATCTAAAGACCCCGCTTCTGAATTCAATGAGCATAACCAAGTAGTCTCGGCAGCCAAAGAACAAAATCTGCCCAGTAAGTAATTAGTACAAGTCCCATGACTTCGATTGGTATCCAGTATTTTAGCATCTCTTTGAAGACCTTGCCGACCGGAGTCTTGCTTATTGCGCTCGTTATGAAGCCCGTTTGCCCGTAAGGAGGAGTGTCAAGGGCAAGCATCAGGTTGAAAGTAGTTACAATTCCGAAGTGAACGGGGTCTATCCCCACAGCCCTCACAAGTGGAAAGACTATCGGTATTACAACCAGCTGTATCACGGATACATCAAAGAACATTCCAAGTATGAAGAAGAGAACGTTCACACTTAGAAGCAGCATCCATGCACTAGAAAGAAGTCCCAAATCCATGAAAGTGTTCGTCAGCAATAAAGGTATCTCTTCTCTTGCAAGCACATATTTCACAACGAAGGCACCGGCAATCATGAAGCTTATAGCACCTACGTTATAGACAGTTTTGAGCATTATCTTTCTCAGCTTCTTAACTCCAAGCGTACGATAGATAAAGATACTGACGAGTATAGAATATGCAGCGAGAACGGCCGCAGATTCAGTTGGAGTGAATATTCCTCCGTAGATCCCGGCCAGGAGAATAATCGGAGCCATTAGAGCGGGAAAGGATCTAATGAAACTCTTCGCAAGTACTTTCAGCGGATATCTCTTTCCTACTGGATAGTTTCTCTTTTTCGAGAGATAGTAGGCCATCCCAGCCTCAAGAAAACCCAGAAAGAGCCCCGGAATAATCCCTGCAAGAAACAAGTATCCCAGAGAGGTTCCTGTCAGCATGGCATAGATTACCATCGGGATACTGGGAGGAATGAGAGGAGAAATAGTTGCCGAAGCACACGTAACCGCACAGGCAAAGGGTCCATCATACCCGTCGTCCATCATAGCCTTTATCTCTATTGTCCCGAGACCAGAAACGTCAGCTATTTCCGAACCGCTCATGCCTGCGAAAATGATGCTCGCACCAATATTTGCATATGCAAGACCGCCACGCATGCCACCCAGAAGCTGTTTCAAGAAACCGAAAAGTCTGTCGGTTATCTCAGTATCATTCATTACGTTTGCAGCGAATATAAACATTGGAACTGCCAACAAGACATCCTGAGCTCTCAATTCTATTGCCATTATGTCAAGAAAGATTCCAAGATCCATTCCGGAAGTGATGAAGTAGGCGAAACCGCCCATTATCATTCCAAATGCAATGGGATATCCAAGGGCGAAGGTAGCACCGAATACTATGAAAAAGAGTATCAATCCCATGGTTCAACCTCCTTGGGAACGATTCTTCCAGAGAAGAGTTCTATGAAGCTCTTCACTATCCAGATTACGTTGTGAATGAAAGTCAAGACCATGAAAATGGGGAAACACATGAAGAGATAAGTCCAGGGAATCCTTAAGACTTCGGACTTGATGATCTTATAGAAAAGAACATCGCCGAGCACAGGTCCAAGCGTTACAAAAAGCACAGTACAAAAAAAGAGATCGAACGCTATCTGGAGAAGCAGCTGCGCCTTTCTGGGAAGTTTGAGAAATAAAATGTCAAATTTTATGTGTGCATCGAATTTTCTTGCATAAGGCGCTCCGAGGAAAATCGTCCATATGAAGCTGTATTGCGCTATCTCGAACAATTCCGGTGAAGGGCTACTAAATACATACCTCAGAATCACCTGGAAAAAGATGCTGAGGAAGAGCAGTCCAAGAAATATTATTCCGCCCCAGGATTCGATCAAATTCAGCGCAGTTTGAACGACTTTGAAAAGTGACGCCAAGAGTTTCTTCATGATAGACCCCCATAAAAATAGCCTGGACCAGGCTGGTCCTGGTCCAGGAAATACAGCTTATCTTATCAGTCCACGGGATACGACTGAATTGTTTCGTACATCCCCTTACCCCAGGCATTGTCAAATTTCTCCTGCGAATAGAATTCTTTTGCATGGTTCATGAAGGCTTCTTTGTCGGGAACTACAATCTCCATGTTGTAGTCGTCGACGAATTGTTTTAGAAGACTTGACTCCTGCTCCAAAACAAGATAGTTCATGTAGTAGC
The genomic region above belongs to Mesotoga sp. UBA6090 and contains:
- a CDS encoding TRAP transporter small permease, with translation MKKLLASLFKVVQTALNLIESWGGIIFLGLLFLSIFFQVILRYVFSSPSPELFEIAQYSFIWTIFLGAPYARKFDAHIKFDILFLKLPRKAQLLLQIAFDLFFCTVLFVTLGPVLGDVLFYKIIKSEVLRIPWTYLFMCFPIFMVLTFIHNVIWIVKSFIELFSGRIVPKEVEPWD
- a CDS encoding TRAP transporter large permease, encoding MGLILFFIVFGATFALGYPIAFGMIMGGFAYFITSGMDLGIFLDIMAIELRAQDVLLAVPMFIFAANVMNDTEITDRLFGFLKQLLGGMRGGLAYANIGASIIFAGMSGSEIADVSGLGTIEIKAMMDDGYDGPFACAVTCASATISPLIPPSIPMVIYAMLTGTSLGYLFLAGIIPGLFLGFLEAGMAYYLSKKRNYPVGKRYPLKVLAKSFIRSFPALMAPIILLAGIYGGIFTPTESAAVLAAYSILVSIFIYRTLGVKKLRKIMLKTVYNVGAISFMIAGAFVVKYVLAREEIPLLLTNTFMDLGLLSSAWMLLLSVNVLFFILGMFFDVSVIQLVVIPIVFPLVRAVGIDPVHFGIVTTFNLMLALDTPPYGQTGFITSAISKTPVGKVFKEMLKYWIPIEVMGLVLITYWADFVLWLPRLLGYAH
- a CDS encoding IclR family transcriptional regulator — translated: MQSVERIVRIIGSFSLTEPRLGLDDLTKKSGLPKATVYRIAEALCEEHVLEKDGVTSTYRIGIKLFELGSLYLSSMRIKDIAFGEMEKLHLETGETIHMGILDGNEVVSIEGFESSRSLHTKLFIGKRAPLYCTAVGKAILAFLPDRDREKLVESLELVPHTSKTITDRDSLRDELERIRSRGTAFDRGENEDGVVCVGAPIFGSSREVVASISISGPVFRMGEEVLTRYSRMLKEVVERISATQGYRSQES
- a CDS encoding InlB B-repeat-containing protein, with translation MRTETRIRFNFKALIIFLAVTIVIFLATGCIFKTTTLTMLEADGVGTVQPLPGTYKYLISTTAELEATPEEGWIFDRWEVNEEYYSSEQATSIEIDSEKTVKAFFVRKPVILTMEEPIGEGNVVPVPGEYQYDYATVVGLVATPTEGWEFDRWQVDEAFYSSEEATELLMDTNKIVKAFFNEEPVASVTLSMLEPIG